One stretch of Flavobacterium sp. 9 DNA includes these proteins:
- a CDS encoding DUF5977 domain-containing protein produces the protein MIILITSTKAIAQNDFVPKIVPPSPEAASLGKFVEVPVSHYTGLPNISVPLYTIESGEIKLPIQVSYHARGIQVSEMAPQVGTGWALNAGGVITRQQRGAADESYNGYLKENFYDTFYTSQETRARVMAGSTAGIESDRLMDMEPDVYFFNFLNFSGKFIFDQKTKKPVIQKYSDFKIEPKFEDGYYITGWVITDKDGIKYYFGTSKDGLRKAIDKPEGSSSSQFMAVGGLQNSSVNITYNNAWQLMDIVTPSNKVIKFDYIKERPDYFSRSFDDGQGFYLTSHFSKIFMNQYHIKTITFDKGKVVFTKFATQREDLRNSYALQKVEVFGSDGLLKVKHSFNYTYTNSEDTNSLLYLRSSEPQAKKRLFLESIVSEGSKATSKGKKYSFVYDPQVLPNRFSTAQDNWGYYNGKNNGEYSSFFEGDNRQVDTIKSEAGMLKKIIYPTGGSATFEYEHNTVIPPPFYQELLINPTTPTEHKVGNIFKDPSLYDSTRGVFVSKPFTVTLGQETSTVNAISFSSFAGDTSTCSSTMTNYGCPFEVSVYKLNPKTSVGSLFIGRGSINLDSGEYVIEVRPKTPEGRDLTDYEKGAFSVSLSWEQPSSNPKEILFAAGKRIKRIIWDDNLGGVTSKSYKYLDSSGKSSGKTFSIPNMYYIMGMYNNTPIVNQIGATAGSPLTNFQGNALGYSVVTEINGEAGNNIGKTEYNFTIPEDSGDFYKFPYHSPTDNEWLRGMPLSIKYYSNNAGSYSLVKEVKNKYIYGDEAFGPLYFTEMIDPDLPYLYLNHRRKFSLPLAIFIKDETLTGNAAYENPNSYKIFYTTGGTVDLYSSVETEILKNAKEYKKTTNYFYNYDSNYQLKRSQTQTSSQETLETKYFYAPDPEMASEPFRSDLIANNMIGIPLDTQTFNNSVKLSEQKTVYDNSAATSNLLLPRYIYSNKGTDNIITTKDEKIAFDKYDDQGNVLQYTPKGGVPVSIIWGYNKTQPIAKIENITYDKIVNYVDNLQNKSNGDNDNCIATSCAEQLLRKDLNALRTAFSGNMITTYTYDPSIGVTSITDPKEKTIYYEYDSFGRLKFVKDNEFNVLEKYCYNYKGEQTDCSDDSDSAGVLYRSAALNGSFTRNDCGVGAVGSTMSFSLPAEAITSLISQADADAQAQMQFNSEGQAYANTNGTCTFTSIAKSGSFTKNNCSGGAVGSAVVYNVPAGRYTSTTSQAAADALAQTDVNNNGQAYANTNGTCTYSSIVKSGSFTKNNCASGGVGSVVVYTVPAGRYTSTTSQAAADALAQTDVNTNGQTNANTNGICTFSSIARSGSFTKNNCAVGGVGSSVAFNQAVGAQTSTVSQADADAKGLTLFNTNGQANANTNGACTFSNIVKSGSFTKNNCAVGGAGSVVIYTVLAGTYTSTTSQAAADALAQTDVNNNGQANANTNGICTFSNIVKSGTFTRNNCTISGTVGSVETYTVAAGSYTSTVSQAAADALAQTAVNNNGQNYANSNGKCLFKSVAKSKTLTRNDCTGGSTGSVETYALPAGAYSSEISQADADKKAQDVIDALAQSYVNDIGTCLFYSVVKSGSFTKNNCAAGGVGSVVVYTVPAKQYSSAVSQAAADALAQTDVNNNGQAYANTNGTCTFSSIVKSGSFTKNNCASGGVGSVVVYTVPAGRYTSTTSQAAADALAQTDFNNNGQTNANTNGTCTFSSIARSSSFTKNNCAAGGVGSSVAFSQAVGAQTSIISQADADAKGLTLFNTNGQANANTNGTCTFSNIAKSGSFTKNNCVVGGAGSVVIYTVPAGTYTSTTSQAAADALAQTDVNNNGQANANTNGICTFSNIVKSGNFTRNNCAIAGTVGSVETYIVAAGSYTSTVSQAAADNLAQTAVNNNGQNYANTNGKCLFKSVAKSKTLTKNDCTGGSTGSVETYALPAGAYSSEISQADADKKAQDVIDALAQSYVNDIGTCLFYSVVKSGSFTKNNCAAGGVGSVVVYTVPVKQYSSAVSQAAADALAQTDVNNNGQAYANTNGTCTFTSVVKSGSFTKNNCASGGVGSVVVYTVPAGRYASTTSQAAADALAQTDVTNNGQTYANTNGTCTFSSIARSSSFTKNNCAAGGVGSSVAFSQAVGAQTSIISQADADAKGLTLFNTNGQANANTNGTCTFTSVVKSGSFTKNNCAAGGAGSAVVYTVPAGTYTSTTSQAAADALAQTDVNNNGQANANTNGTCTFSSIARSSSFTKNNCAAGGVPSSVAFSQIVGAQTSLISQADADSKGLTLFNTNGQANANANGTCTFSSIARSGNFTKNNCASGGVGSSVAFSQVVGAQTSIISQADADSKGLTLFNTNGQANANTNGTCTFSSVVKSGAFTKNNCAAGGVGSAVVYTVPAGTYTSTTSQAAADALAQTDVSNNGQANANTNGICTFSSIAKSGTFTRNNCTGGTVGSVENYTVAAGSYTSTVSQAAADALAQTAVNNNGQSYANSVGRCLFKSVAKSKTLTKNDCTGGSTGSIETFSLPAGAYSSEISQADADKKAQDVIDATAQSYVNDIGTCLFYSVAKSGSFTKNNCSGGTASTVVYTVPARQYKSAVSQAAADALAQTDVNNNGQAYANANGTCTFYNVLKSGTYTRNNCGATAVSSGSVVYTVAAGKYSSVVSQAAADNLAQDELNANGQNTANTQGICTFKNVLMSKVFTKAGCPVGYDGTMVSYSVAAGLFTSTISQADADAKALAELNSKGQANANAKGSCLLRPDEN, from the coding sequence ATGATCATTTTGATCACTTCAACAAAAGCAATAGCACAAAATGACTTTGTTCCTAAAATTGTTCCTCCTTCACCGGAGGCAGCTTCACTGGGAAAGTTTGTCGAAGTACCTGTTTCACATTATACAGGATTACCGAATATATCAGTACCGCTTTACACGATTGAATCGGGAGAAATAAAACTGCCAATTCAGGTTTCTTATCATGCCCGAGGAATTCAGGTAAGTGAAATGGCACCTCAGGTTGGTACTGGTTGGGCTTTAAATGCCGGAGGAGTTATTACCAGACAGCAAAGAGGAGCAGCCGATGAAAGTTATAACGGTTATTTAAAGGAAAATTTTTACGATACCTTTTATACATCGCAGGAAACAAGAGCGAGAGTTATGGCTGGAAGTACAGCCGGTATAGAGTCAGATCGTCTGATGGATATGGAGCCGGATGTGTATTTCTTTAATTTTTTAAATTTTTCTGGTAAATTTATTTTTGATCAAAAGACAAAAAAGCCTGTAATTCAAAAATATAGTGATTTTAAAATTGAACCTAAATTTGAAGATGGTTATTATATTACGGGTTGGGTTATAACGGATAAAGATGGTATAAAATATTATTTTGGTACGTCTAAAGATGGCTTGAGGAAAGCGATAGACAAACCAGAAGGTAGCTCTTCTTCTCAATTTATGGCTGTTGGAGGGCTTCAAAATTCGTCGGTCAATATCACATATAATAATGCGTGGCAGTTAATGGATATTGTTACTCCTAGCAATAAAGTGATTAAGTTTGACTATATAAAAGAGCGACCGGATTATTTTTCGAGAAGTTTTGATGATGGGCAGGGATTTTATCTTACGAGTCATTTTTCCAAAATTTTTATGAATCAATATCATATCAAGACTATTACGTTTGATAAAGGAAAAGTGGTGTTTACCAAATTTGCAACGCAAAGAGAAGATTTACGAAATAGTTATGCTTTACAAAAAGTAGAAGTTTTTGGCAGTGATGGTCTTCTAAAAGTCAAACATTCTTTTAATTATACTTATACTAACAGTGAAGACACTAATTCATTACTTTATTTAAGAAGTAGTGAGCCGCAGGCTAAAAAAAGACTGTTTCTGGAATCAATAGTTAGTGAGGGATCAAAAGCAACAAGCAAAGGCAAGAAATACTCTTTTGTATATGACCCTCAAGTTTTACCCAACAGATTTTCAACAGCACAAGATAACTGGGGATATTATAATGGTAAAAATAATGGGGAGTATTCTTCATTTTTCGAAGGCGATAATAGACAGGTAGATACTATTAAATCTGAGGCAGGAATGCTTAAGAAAATTATTTATCCTACCGGAGGAAGCGCCACTTTTGAGTATGAACATAACACAGTAATTCCGCCACCCTTTTACCAAGAATTGCTTATAAATCCTACTACTCCCACTGAACATAAAGTAGGTAATATATTTAAAGATCCTAGTCTATATGATAGTACTAGGGGCGTATTTGTCTCGAAACCTTTTACAGTCACTTTGGGACAAGAAACTAGTACTGTTAATGCAATATCATTTTCATCTTTTGCGGGTGATACTTCTACGTGTAGTTCTACAATGACCAATTATGGCTGCCCCTTTGAAGTATCGGTTTATAAATTGAACCCAAAAACCAGTGTGGGAAGCTTATTTATTGGTAGAGGATCTATTAATCTAGATTCAGGAGAGTATGTTATAGAGGTTAGACCTAAAACTCCTGAGGGACGCGATCTTACTGATTATGAAAAGGGAGCTTTTTCTGTTTCGTTAAGTTGGGAACAGCCTTCGAGCAATCCAAAAGAAATATTATTTGCAGCAGGTAAAAGAATTAAACGTATTATTTGGGATGATAATTTGGGCGGTGTAACTTCTAAAAGCTATAAATACTTAGATAGTTCAGGAAAATCTTCAGGGAAAACATTCTCAATACCCAATATGTATTATATCATGGGTATGTATAATAATACTCCAATTGTAAATCAGATTGGTGCAACAGCAGGAAGTCCTTTGACTAATTTTCAAGGAAATGCATTGGGCTATTCTGTCGTTACAGAAATTAATGGAGAAGCAGGGAATAATATAGGTAAAACTGAATATAATTTTACAATACCAGAAGATTCAGGTGATTTTTATAAGTTTCCTTATCATTCTCCTACAGATAATGAATGGCTAAGAGGAATGCCTTTAAGCATTAAATATTATTCGAATAATGCGGGGAGTTACTCATTGGTTAAGGAGGTTAAAAACAAATATATTTATGGAGATGAAGCTTTTGGGCCACTTTATTTTACAGAAATGATTGATCCTGATTTGCCTTATTTGTATTTAAATCATAGAAGAAAATTTAGTTTGCCGCTTGCGATTTTTATTAAAGATGAAACTTTAACAGGCAATGCGGCTTATGAAAATCCTAATTCATACAAAATTTTCTATACTACAGGAGGAACAGTTGATTTGTATAGCAGTGTAGAGACAGAGATTTTAAAAAACGCAAAAGAATATAAAAAGACTACGAATTATTTTTATAATTACGATTCGAATTATCAGTTAAAACGTTCACAAACTCAAACTTCGAGTCAGGAAACGTTAGAAACAAAATATTTTTACGCGCCTGATCCTGAAATGGCAAGTGAACCGTTTAGGAGTGACCTGATTGCGAACAATATGATAGGTATACCTCTGGATACACAGACTTTTAACAATAGCGTCAAGTTATCCGAGCAAAAAACGGTTTATGATAATAGTGCTGCCACAAGTAACTTATTATTACCAAGATATATTTATTCAAATAAAGGAACAGATAATATTATCACTACTAAAGATGAAAAAATCGCTTTTGATAAATATGATGATCAAGGAAATGTTTTACAATATACACCTAAAGGTGGAGTGCCAGTATCAATTATTTGGGGATATAACAAAACACAGCCTATTGCTAAAATTGAGAATATTACGTATGACAAGATTGTAAATTATGTTGACAATCTTCAAAATAAATCTAATGGGGATAATGACAATTGCATAGCAACAAGCTGTGCAGAACAGTTATTACGCAAGGACTTGAATGCTCTAAGAACAGCGTTTTCGGGCAATATGATTACTACCTATACTTATGATCCATCAATTGGAGTAACAAGTATTACAGATCCTAAAGAGAAGACTATTTATTATGAGTATGATTCTTTTGGCAGATTAAAATTTGTTAAGGATAATGAATTTAATGTACTTGAAAAATACTGTTACAATTATAAAGGAGAACAAACGGATTGTTCTGATGATAGTGATTCAGCTGGGGTTCTTTATAGAAGTGCAGCTTTAAACGGATCTTTTACCAGAAACGATTGTGGTGTAGGAGCTGTAGGATCTACCATGAGTTTTTCTTTGCCGGCAGAAGCAATTACTTCGTTAATTTCTCAAGCTGATGCCGATGCTCAGGCTCAAATGCAATTTAATAGTGAAGGACAAGCTTACGCTAATACAAATGGTACCTGTACGTTTACAAGTATCGCTAAAAGTGGTTCATTTACAAAAAATAATTGTAGTGGAGGAGCAGTTGGTTCGGCAGTTGTTTATAACGTTCCTGCGGGAAGATATACTTCAACAACTTCTCAAGCTGCTGCAGATGCATTGGCTCAGACAGATGTTAATAATAATGGTCAGGCTTATGCCAATACAAATGGTACTTGTACTTACAGCAGTATTGTAAAGAGTGGTTCATTCACTAAAAATAATTGTGCTTCAGGTGGAGTTGGTTCTGTAGTAGTATATACAGTTCCTGCTGGAAGATATACTTCAACAACCTCACAAGCTGCTGCAGATGCATTAGCTCAAACAGATGTTAACACTAATGGACAAACGAATGCTAATACCAATGGAATCTGTACTTTTAGCAGTATTGCCAGAAGTGGTTCATTTACCAAGAATAATTGTGCTGTAGGCGGAGTCGGTTCTAGTGTAGCCTTTAACCAGGCTGTTGGCGCTCAGACATCAACTGTTTCTCAGGCAGATGCTGACGCAAAAGGACTTACTTTGTTCAATACAAACGGACAAGCCAATGCGAATACAAATGGAGCTTGTACTTTTAGTAATATTGTCAAAAGTGGCTCATTCACTAAGAATAATTGTGCAGTAGGCGGAGCTGGTTCAGTAGTAATATATACAGTTCTTGCTGGTACTTATACTTCAACAACTTCACAAGCTGCTGCAGATGCATTAGCCCAAACAGATGTTAATAATAACGGACAGGCTAATGCTAATACAAACGGGATTTGTACTTTTAGTAATATTGTTAAGAGCGGTACGTTTACCAGAAACAATTGTACAATTTCAGGTACGGTTGGATCTGTTGAAACCTATACGGTTGCGGCGGGAAGTTATACTTCTACAGTTTCGCAAGCTGCAGCAGATGCATTAGCTCAAACCGCAGTAAATAATAATGGACAAAACTATGCCAATTCTAATGGAAAATGTTTGTTTAAAAGTGTTGCAAAAAGTAAAACCCTTACTAGAAATGATTGTACAGGAGGAAGCACAGGTTCAGTAGAAACTTATGCACTTCCAGCTGGAGCATATTCTTCAGAAATATCTCAGGCCGATGCTGATAAAAAAGCACAGGATGTTATAGATGCACTTGCGCAATCATATGTTAATGATATTGGAACTTGTTTATTTTACAGCGTAGTGAAAAGTGGTTCATTTACTAAAAATAATTGTGCTGCAGGCGGAGTTGGTTCAGTAGTTGTTTACACAGTTCCTGCAAAACAATACAGCTCAGCAGTATCTCAGGCAGCAGCAGATGCATTGGCTCAGACAGATGTTAATAATAATGGTCAGGCTTATGCAAATACAAATGGTACTTGTACTTTTAGCAGTATTGTCAAAAGTGGTTCATTTACCAAGAATAATTGTGCTTCAGGCGGAGTTGGTTCTGTAGTCGTATATACAGTTCCTGCTGGAAGATATACTTCAACAACCTCACAAGCTGCTGCAGATGCATTAGCTCAAACAGATTTTAATAATAACGGACAAACTAATGCCAATACAAACGGTACTTGTACCTTTAGCAGTATTGCCAGAAGTAGTTCATTTACCAAGAATAATTGTGCTGCTGGCGGAGTTGGCTCAAGTGTCGCTTTTAGTCAGGCTGTTGGTGCTCAGACATCAATAATTTCTCAGGCAGATGCTGACGCTAAAGGACTTACTTTGTTCAATACAAACGGACAAGCCAATGCGAATACAAATGGAACTTGTACTTTTAGCAATATTGCCAAAAGTGGTTCATTCACTAAGAATAATTGTGTTGTAGGCGGAGCTGGTTCAGTAGTAATATATACAGTTCCTGCTGGTACTTATACTTCAACAACTTCACAAGCTGCTGCAGATGCATTGGCCCAAACTGATGTTAATAATAACGGGCAGGCTAATGCTAATACAAACGGGATATGTACTTTTAGTAATATTGTTAAGAGCGGCAATTTTACCAGAAACAATTGTGCAATAGCAGGTACAGTTGGATCTGTTGAAACTTATATAGTTGCTGCTGGAAGTTATACTTCTACGGTTTCACAAGCAGCGGCAGATAATCTGGCACAAACTGCTGTAAATAATAATGGACAAAACTATGCCAATACTAATGGAAAATGTTTGTTTAAAAGTGTTGCAAAAAGTAAAACCCTTACTAAAAATGATTGTACAGGAGGAAGTACTGGTTCGGTAGAAACTTATGCACTTCCAGCTGGAGCATATTCTTCAGAAATATCTCAGGCCGATGCTGATAAAAAAGCACAGGATGTTATAGATGCACTTGCGCAATCATATGTTAATGATATTGGAACTTGTTTATTTTACAGCGTAGTGAAAAGTGGTTCATTTACTAAAAATAATTGTGCTGCAGGAGGGGTCGGTTCAGTAGTTGTTTATACAGTTCCTGTAAAACAGTACAGTTCAGCAGTATCTCAGGCAGCAGCAGATGCATTAGCTCAGACAGATGTTAATAATAATGGACAAGCTTATGCCAATACAAATGGTACCTGTACTTTTACGAGTGTTGTAAAAAGCGGTTCATTTACCAAGAATAATTGTGCTTCAGGTGGAGTTGGTTCTGTAGTAGTATATACAGTTCCTGCCGGAAGATATGCTTCAACAACCTCACAAGCTGCTGCAGATGCATTAGCTCAAACTGATGTTACCAATAATGGGCAAACCTATGCAAACACAAACGGTACTTGTACTTTTAGTAGTATTGCCAGAAGTAGTTCATTTACCAAGAATAATTGTGCTGCTGGCGGAGTTGGTTCTAGTGTCGCTTTTAGTCAGGCTGTTGGTGCTCAGACATCAATAATTTCTCAGGCAGATGCTGACGCTAAGGGACTTACTTTGTTCAATACAAACGGACAAGCCAATGCGAATACAAACGGTACTTGTACATTTACGAGTGTTGTCAAAAGTGGTTCATTCACTAAGAATAATTGTGCTGCAGGCGGAGCTGGTTCAGCGGTAGTATATACAGTTCCTGCTGGTACTTATACTTCAACAACATCACAAGCTGCTGCAGATGCATTAGCTCAAACTGATGTTAACAATAACGGACAAGCCAATGCGAATACAAATGGGACTTGTACTTTTAGCAGTATTGCCAGAAGCAGTTCATTTACCAAGAATAATTGTGCTGCTGGCGGAGTTCCTTCAAGTGTAGCCTTTAGTCAGATTGTTGGTGCTCAAACATCACTAATTTCTCAAGCAGATGCAGATTCAAAAGGACTTACTTTGTTTAATACAAACGGTCAAGCCAATGCTAATGCTAATGGAACCTGTACTTTTAGCAGTATTGCAAGAAGTGGCAATTTTACCAAAAACAATTGTGCTTCAGGCGGAGTTGGTTCAAGCGTCGCTTTTAGTCAGGTTGTTGGAGCGCAAACGTCAATAATTTCTCAGGCAGATGCGGATTCTAAAGGGCTTACTTTGTTTAATACAAATGGACAAGCCAATGCCAATACAAATGGAACATGTACTTTTAGTAGTGTTGTTAAAAGTGGGGCATTTACTAAGAATAATTGTGCTGCAGGCGGAGTTGGTTCGGCAGTTGTTTATACAGTTCCTGCTGGTACTTATACTTCAACAACTTCACAAGCTGCTGCAGATGCATTAGCCCAAACAGATGTTAGTAATAACGGACAGGCCAATGCTAATACAAACGGGATATGTACTTTTAGCAGTATTGCAAAAAGCGGTACGTTTACGAGAAACAATTGTACCGGAGGTACCGTTGGGTCAGTAGAAAATTATACAGTTGCGGCGGGAAGTTATACTTCTACAGTTTCGCAAGCTGCAGCAGATGCATTAGCCCAAACTGCAGTAAATAATAATGGACAAAGTTATGCTAATAGCGTTGGTAGATGTCTATTTAAAAGTGTTGCTAAAAGTAAAACACTTACTAAAAACGATTGTACAGGAGGAAGTACAGGTTCTATAGAAACTTTCTCTCTTCCGGCTGGAGCATATTCTTCAGAAATATCTCAGGCAGATGCCGACAAAAAAGCACAGGATGTTATTGATGCAACTGCTCAATCTTATGTTAATGATATTGGAACGTGTTTATTTTACAGCGTAGCAAAAAGTGGTTCTTTTACTAAAAATAATTGTTCAGGAGGAACAGCATCAACTGTAGTTTATACAGTTCCTGCCAGACAATACAAATCAGCAGTATCTCAGGCAGCAGCTGATGCTCTGGCGCAAACAGATGTTAATAATAATGGTCAG